A section of the Roseivirga sp. BDSF3-8 genome encodes:
- the ahcY gene encoding adenosylhomocysteinase, whose translation MIDTQVNYKVKDISLADWGRKEIRLAEAEMPGLMSVREEYGSQQPLKGARIAGCLHMTIQTAVLIETLVHLGAEVRWASCNIFSTQDHAAAAIAAAGIPVFAWKGLTEEEYDWCIEQTLFFGEGEDRQPLNMILDDGGDLTNIVLDNYPDLAKGVRGISEETTTGVLRLYERMKKGTLPMPAINVNDSVTKSKFDNKYGCRESLVDAIRRATDVMLAGKVAVVGGYGDVGKGSAQSLRGAGVRVIVTEIDPICALQAAMDGFEVKKMKDAVQEADIVVTATGNKDIITGEHFQLMKDKTIVCNIGHFDNEIDVAWLNKNFGDSRDTIKPQVDLYNVNGNDIILLASGRLVNLGCATGHPSFVMSNSFTNQTLAQIELWTASDKYENAVYTLPKHLDEKVARLHLEKIGVELEELSTEQAEYIGVEKAGPYKPEYYRY comes from the coding sequence ATGATCGATACACAAGTTAATTACAAGGTCAAAGATATCTCTCTGGCCGACTGGGGACGCAAGGAAATCAGGCTGGCAGAAGCTGAAATGCCTGGTTTGATGTCTGTTCGTGAGGAATATGGTTCCCAGCAACCTCTTAAGGGTGCCCGTATCGCTGGTTGTCTGCACATGACCATTCAGACGGCTGTTCTCATCGAAACGCTGGTTCACCTGGGGGCAGAAGTACGCTGGGCTTCATGTAATATTTTTTCGACTCAAGATCATGCTGCTGCTGCTATTGCTGCTGCAGGTATTCCTGTTTTTGCCTGGAAAGGACTGACTGAAGAGGAATATGACTGGTGTATCGAGCAGACTCTCTTCTTCGGTGAAGGTGAGGACCGCCAGCCACTTAATATGATCCTGGACGATGGTGGTGACCTCACTAACATAGTACTGGATAACTACCCTGACCTGGCAAAAGGTGTACGTGGTATCTCTGAAGAGACTACTACTGGCGTACTTCGCCTGTATGAGCGCATGAAGAAAGGCACACTTCCTATGCCTGCTATCAATGTAAACGACTCAGTAACCAAGTCTAAGTTTGATAACAAGTACGGTTGCCGTGAGTCTCTTGTAGATGCTATCCGTCGTGCCACTGATGTTATGCTTGCTGGTAAAGTAGCCGTAGTAGGTGGTTATGGAGATGTGGGTAAAGGTTCTGCACAGTCACTCCGTGGTGCCGGTGTTCGCGTGATCGTTACTGAGATTGATCCTATTTGCGCCCTTCAGGCAGCCATGGATGGTTTCGAAGTGAAGAAAATGAAAGACGCCGTACAGGAAGCCGACATTGTGGTGACTGCTACAGGTAACAAAGATATTATCACGGGTGAGCACTTCCAGCTCATGAAAGATAAGACCATAGTTTGTAACATAGGACACTTTGATAACGAGATCGATGTGGCCTGGCTGAACAAAAACTTTGGTGATAGCCGTGATACCATCAAGCCTCAGGTTGACCTTTACAATGTCAATGGTAATGATATCATTCTTTTGGCTTCTGGCCGTTTGGTAAACCTTGGTTGTGCTACAGGTCATCCTTCGTTTGTAATGTCTAATTCATTCACAAACCAAACCCTGGCTCAGATCGAACTGTGGACTGCTTCTGACAAGTATGAGAATGCTGTTTACACACTGCCTAAGCACCTTGATGAGAAAGTGGCCAGGCTTCACCTGGAGAAAATCGGGGTAGAGCTTGAGGAGCTTAGCACAGAGCAGGCCGAGTATATCGGTGTAGAAAAGGCTGGCCCTTACAAGCCCGAGTACTACCGCTACTAA
- the ftsH gene encoding ATP-dependent zinc metalloprotease FtsH, with protein sequence MSDKKKGNLMPKNPKKPSYPLWGLVALAFLVVGVYVMQGFRSPTDISYSRFETMARNGEIESVNIITNQKYLEIFLNSEARQKYEREIGNESPLTLNNEPQFTTNIATAENVVDNIKEINQELDNDIVYNLKTKQELFSDIFQFGLLLLVIFGFWFLMRRMASGGGPGGQIFNISKSKAALFDAENKVKITFDNVAGLDEAKEEIKEIVEFLKNPGKFTKLGGKIPKGALLVGPPGTGKTLLAKAVAGEAGVPFFSLSGSDFVEMFVGVGAARVRDLFKQAKDKAPCIIFIDEIDAIGRSRGRGSMPGSNDERENTLNSLLVEMDGFSTDSGVIILAATNRPDVLDSALLRPGRFDRQISIDKPDIVGREAIFKVHLAPIKISEDVDNKKLAAQTPGFAGAEIANVCNEAALIAARRDKEKVDMQDFQDAIDRVIGGLEKKNKIISPEEKKIVAYHEAGHAVAGWFLEHADPLVKVSIVPRGVAALGYAQYLPKEQFLYQTEQLFDEMCMTMGGRAAEELIFGKISTGALSDLERVTKLAYNIVSVYGMNDKIGNVSFYDSKQSDYQFQKPYSEATAETIDDEVRAIVQKAYNAAKDLLIKRKSELEIIAKELLEKEIIFQNDLERLIGKRPFEKQTTYQAYTNGEYIKEGGVPDATKVEEREEDGEEKKEEESPSSTN encoded by the coding sequence ATGAGTGACAAAAAGAAAGGGAATCTGATGCCTAAAAACCCGAAGAAGCCAAGCTATCCCCTTTGGGGGTTAGTGGCGCTGGCCTTTTTGGTGGTCGGGGTATATGTCATGCAGGGCTTCAGGAGTCCTACCGATATCTCGTACAGCCGCTTTGAGACCATGGCGAGAAATGGCGAGATTGAAAGTGTAAACATCATCACTAACCAAAAATATCTCGAGATATTTCTCAACAGCGAAGCACGCCAGAAATATGAAAGAGAGATAGGAAACGAAAGCCCTCTTACGCTCAATAATGAGCCTCAGTTCACTACCAATATAGCTACGGCTGAAAATGTAGTGGATAACATTAAGGAGATTAATCAGGAGCTGGATAATGACATTGTATACAACCTAAAGACCAAACAGGAGCTGTTCTCAGACATATTCCAGTTTGGCCTTTTACTGCTTGTCATCTTTGGTTTCTGGTTTCTTATGCGCCGTATGGCCAGCGGAGGAGGTCCCGGAGGCCAGATATTTAATATCAGTAAGTCCAAAGCTGCCCTATTTGATGCTGAGAATAAGGTAAAGATCACCTTCGATAATGTAGCGGGACTGGATGAAGCCAAAGAGGAAATCAAAGAAATAGTTGAATTCCTGAAGAACCCTGGCAAATTCACTAAGCTTGGTGGTAAGATCCCAAAGGGTGCATTACTTGTGGGCCCTCCCGGTACAGGTAAGACATTACTTGCTAAAGCTGTAGCCGGTGAGGCAGGTGTTCCCTTTTTCAGCCTGTCTGGTTCTGACTTTGTAGAGATGTTCGTTGGTGTAGGTGCTGCGCGAGTACGTGACCTGTTTAAGCAGGCAAAGGATAAAGCACCCTGTATCATTTTTATAGATGAGATAGATGCCATTGGCCGTAGCCGCGGACGTGGTAGTATGCCGGGTTCCAATGATGAGCGGGAAAATACGCTTAACTCTCTGTTGGTAGAAATGGATGGATTTAGTACGGATAGTGGTGTCATCATTCTGGCAGCCACCAACCGTCCTGATGTACTTGACTCAGCTTTGCTTCGTCCCGGACGTTTCGACCGCCAGATCAGTATAGACAAACCGGACATCGTAGGACGTGAGGCCATCTTTAAGGTACACCTTGCCCCTATTAAGATATCTGAGGACGTAGACAATAAAAAGCTTGCTGCTCAAACCCCCGGGTTTGCCGGTGCTGAAATAGCTAACGTGTGTAACGAAGCCGCTCTTATTGCCGCCCGCCGGGATAAGGAAAAGGTAGACATGCAGGACTTCCAGGATGCTATAGACCGGGTTATCGGTGGTCTTGAGAAGAAGAACAAGATCATCAGCCCGGAAGAGAAAAAGATTGTGGCGTACCATGAGGCGGGTCACGCGGTAGCGGGATGGTTCCTGGAGCACGCAGACCCCTTGGTAAAAGTGAGTATCGTCCCTCGTGGAGTGGCTGCACTCGGATATGCTCAATACTTGCCTAAAGAGCAGTTCCTTTATCAGACTGAGCAGCTCTTTGATGAAATGTGCATGACTATGGGTGGCCGTGCTGCTGAGGAGCTGATCTTCGGTAAAATCTCAACGGGTGCCCTTAGTGACCTGGAGCGTGTTACGAAGCTCGCTTACAATATTGTAAGCGTATATGGCATGAATGATAAGATTGGTAACGTAAGCTTCTATGATAGTAAGCAAAGCGACTATCAGTTTCAGAAACCTTACTCTGAGGCAACAGCGGAGACAATTGACGATGAGGTAAGGGCTATTGTGCAAAAGGCCTACAATGCCGCCAAAGACCTGCTCATTAAACGTAAAAGTGAGCTGGAAATCATAGCCAAGGAATTATTGGAGAAAGAGATAATCTTCCAAAATGACCTTGAAAGGCTGATAGGTAAACGCCCATTTGAAAAACAAACTACTTACCAGGCATATACAAACGGTGAGTATATCAAAGAGGGTGGCGTGCCCGATGCAACGAAAGTAGAAGAGAGGGAAGAAGACGGAGAGGAGAAAAAGGAAGAGGAAAGCCCCTCTTCAACCAACTAA
- a CDS encoding outer membrane beta-barrel protein: protein MKVKLSIKYSLSLTTLLICFLLGAHVSHSQARKNSRKTVSSNQRLMQKSPFFDQQWWIGFKGGLTASKMVPGKRHSVFTATPGSSDGLLTDFTKNYDSYLFDQPGTTIGLIGSFSFWKGITLSLQPSYSRYNAAYQNEYLWRNENNLDVWIEQSHYLSLSYLEIPLLVRYDLYRGKVRPYIQAGAYYGHLVKADKRMEVKSRDVVSGGQDILENSAPSIGAEHLFIRDNVGWIAGGGFSYDLGNMRVGLEVNYRQGLENITNRPNRFTDDRLAGVGDVMDDMTLQSWDASFHLTFPLKFLDTGSFVPGRP, encoded by the coding sequence ATGAAAGTTAAATTATCTATTAAATATAGTCTATCTCTGACTACCCTGCTTATCTGTTTCCTACTGGGTGCTCATGTTTCTCATAGCCAAGCAAGGAAAAACAGCCGTAAAACCGTAAGCTCCAACCAGCGTCTGATGCAAAAGAGTCCGTTTTTTGACCAACAGTGGTGGATAGGATTCAAGGGTGGCCTTACGGCTTCTAAGATGGTGCCAGGTAAGCGGCACTCTGTTTTTACTGCTACACCGGGCAGCAGTGATGGTCTGCTTACGGACTTCACCAAAAACTACGATAGCTACCTGTTTGATCAACCAGGCACCACTATCGGGCTGATCGGCAGTTTTTCTTTCTGGAAAGGTATTACACTGAGCCTTCAACCTTCTTATTCGCGCTACAATGCCGCCTATCAGAATGAATACCTGTGGCGAAATGAGAATAACCTGGATGTGTGGATAGAGCAGTCCCACTACCTCTCTCTCAGCTACCTGGAGATTCCCTTATTGGTCCGTTATGATCTGTACCGGGGCAAAGTAAGGCCTTATATCCAGGCAGGAGCTTATTATGGCCACTTGGTTAAGGCAGATAAACGCATGGAGGTAAAAAGCCGTGACGTGGTATCAGGAGGACAGGACATACTGGAAAATAGCGCGCCAAGTATTGGGGCAGAACATCTGTTTATCAGAGATAACGTCGGCTGGATAGCTGGCGGTGGCTTTAGCTATGATCTGGGTAACATGCGCGTAGGCCTTGAGGTCAACTACCGGCAGGGGTTAGAAAATATCACAAACCGGCCTAACCGCTTTACGGATGACCGGCTGGCAGGTGTAGGGGATGTAATGGATGACATGACACTGCAAAGCTGGGACGCATCATTTCACCTGACTTTTCCACTCAAGTTTCTGGATACCGGTTCCTTTGTTCCCGGAAGACCCTAA
- a CDS encoding biotin--[acetyl-CoA-carboxylase] ligase, translated as MHKILTKTLFLGKKVIYLPSCHSTNDIAQNLAADTRVIEGTLVVTGNQLKGRGQRGNTWVSEPDANLTFSLILTPRFLPVARQFYLNICFSLAISDLVRNTIPYSEEKAVAVKWPNDVYISNNKTAGILIENSLKKSNLEQSIAGVGLNVNQKAFGFKGPTSLYLESGEIYDLPVLLEELVRLIEKRYLQLRNGEWHTLKDEYLQRLYWKDELRLFRSEHLFEGRIRGVDNEGHLLIETERGLRSFGIKDVQFIE; from the coding sequence TTGCACAAAATTCTTACCAAAACACTGTTTTTAGGTAAAAAGGTCATTTACCTGCCAAGTTGTCATTCAACCAATGATATTGCTCAAAATCTGGCAGCCGATACCAGGGTGATAGAAGGTACCCTGGTGGTGACGGGTAATCAGCTTAAAGGCCGGGGGCAGAGGGGCAATACCTGGGTATCTGAGCCTGATGCCAACCTGACCTTTTCGCTCATACTTACACCCCGCTTTCTTCCTGTAGCAAGGCAATTTTATCTAAATATATGTTTTTCGCTGGCAATCAGCGACCTGGTGCGTAATACTATTCCTTATTCAGAGGAAAAGGCAGTAGCGGTAAAGTGGCCTAATGACGTCTACATCAGTAACAACAAGACGGCGGGGATTTTGATAGAAAACTCACTCAAAAAAAGTAATCTGGAGCAGTCTATTGCCGGCGTGGGGTTAAATGTCAACCAAAAGGCCTTTGGCTTTAAAGGGCCTACTTCCCTTTACTTAGAGTCTGGTGAAATTTATGATCTGCCAGTACTGCTTGAAGAACTGGTCAGGTTAATTGAAAAGCGTTATCTTCAACTACGAAACGGAGAGTGGCACACACTGAAGGATGAATACCTTCAGAGACTTTACTGGAAAGATGAGCTCAGGCTCTTCCGCTCCGAACACCTTTTCGAAGGACGTATCAGAGGAGTCGATAATGAAGGGCATCTGCTGATTGAAACTGAAAGAGGCCTTCGCTCGTTCGGCATTAAGGACGTACAGTTTATAGAATAA
- a CDS encoding DUF1800 family protein, producing MPLQAISGTLGQERARHLLRRLTYGLRPGQVEAFASLQIGDALSRLMDGLQEPAHPRLPEDPEGGMPSEYEWVTITRADTERDHVLRSALLRWWTGQMYRDDTALEKLAFFLHTIHTTKSETGGSSRDLYWQNALFRRYLINDLTNTSTEFNRYTHLIAKVIVDNSMLHFLDGRLNVRGRPNENFAREMFELFTIGKGPVRGAGDYTTYTEADIREAARVLTGWTSVNWGTPEAFEPDVATGLPTGKARINEDSGNATNHDNEEKIFSASFNHTIITPMADPPTAESMEDEIRQLVEMIYNQEAAARYFIRRLYRFFVYWDVTEETEQTVIGPLAQTFMSGGYRLRPVLDELFSSEHFFQAAPGQGDDKFGALIKSPLELTLGTLRYFDVEIPEINTVEHNEVMGTVIGEMEDMGLHLMNPYDVAGYEAYHQAPGYNRNWITTNTLAERYAFIHRLLSGQMPLVIDLLAWADDPGSGITDTMATTAVDINGRNYALQLVEHLAGQLLPFSDRDTAITAERYTYFGEYHLGGLEWENWVFNWQNRNGGNMDIMTDATERLKNLFNALMQSPEYQLF from the coding sequence ATGCCTCTACAAGCAATATCCGGGACGCTGGGTCAGGAACGGGCCCGGCACCTGCTCCGGCGTCTTACCTATGGCCTCCGGCCTGGCCAGGTAGAAGCCTTCGCTTCACTGCAGATCGGTGACGCCCTCTCACGCCTGATGGACGGGCTGCAGGAACCTGCACATCCACGGTTACCTGAGGATCCGGAGGGGGGCATGCCGTCTGAATACGAGTGGGTAACTATAACGCGTGCAGATACTGAAAGGGACCACGTGCTAAGAAGCGCTCTCTTACGCTGGTGGACAGGACAAATGTACCGGGACGATACTGCCCTTGAAAAACTGGCTTTTTTTCTTCACACCATTCATACCACAAAATCTGAAACCGGAGGCAGCAGCCGGGACCTGTACTGGCAGAACGCTCTTTTTCGTCGCTACCTGATTAATGACCTGACTAATACGAGCACTGAGTTTAACCGCTACACTCATCTTATAGCTAAGGTGATAGTGGATAACAGCATGCTGCACTTTCTGGATGGCAGACTGAATGTGAGAGGCCGACCGAACGAGAACTTTGCCCGTGAAATGTTCGAATTATTTACCATAGGGAAAGGGCCTGTACGGGGAGCCGGTGATTATACAACCTATACTGAGGCTGATATCCGGGAGGCGGCCAGGGTGCTGACGGGCTGGACAAGTGTGAACTGGGGCACACCGGAAGCTTTTGAGCCTGATGTAGCTACCGGCCTTCCTACAGGCAAAGCCCGGATAAATGAGGACTCAGGTAACGCTACCAATCACGATAATGAGGAAAAAATCTTTTCCGCCTCATTTAATCATACCATCATCACACCTATGGCTGATCCACCCACCGCGGAAAGCATGGAGGATGAAATTCGCCAACTGGTGGAGATGATTTATAACCAGGAGGCAGCGGCCCGCTATTTTATCAGGCGACTGTACAGGTTTTTTGTGTACTGGGATGTAACCGAGGAAACCGAACAGACGGTTATTGGGCCGCTCGCGCAAACTTTTATGTCGGGTGGGTATCGTCTACGACCTGTTCTTGATGAGCTCTTTTCCAGCGAACATTTCTTTCAGGCAGCCCCTGGCCAGGGGGATGATAAATTCGGCGCCCTTATCAAATCTCCCCTGGAGTTAACTCTGGGCACATTACGGTATTTTGATGTCGAAATACCGGAAATAAATACAGTCGAACATAATGAGGTAATGGGCACCGTAATAGGGGAAATGGAGGACATGGGACTGCACCTGATGAACCCTTATGATGTGGCAGGCTATGAGGCTTACCATCAGGCTCCCGGTTATAACCGCAACTGGATCACGACGAATACACTGGCAGAGCGCTACGCATTTATCCATAGGCTACTTTCCGGACAGATGCCGCTAGTGATAGACCTGCTGGCCTGGGCAGATGACCCCGGAAGCGGAATCACCGATACCATGGCTACTACAGCAGTGGACATAAACGGGCGTAACTATGCCCTACAATTAGTAGAACATCTGGCAGGGCAATTATTGCCTTTTTCCGATCGGGACACAGCCATCACCGCTGAACGCTACACTTACTTTGGTGAATATCACCTGGGCGGCCTGGAGTGGGAAAACTGGGTTTTTAATTGGCAAAACCGTAACGGAGGCAATATGGACATCATGACGGACGCTACGGAGCGACTGAAAAACCTGTTTAATGCACTGATGCAATCACCTGAATATCAGCTATTCTAG
- a CDS encoding DUF1501 domain-containing protein — MKRRSFLRNISIAAGGTLLLNGIPLKALSGTPKLAHTARLSGNGRALVLLQLHGGNDGLNTFIPLNQYSEYYNMRPNLAIPDSGNRGYIPLDSTLPDEKQLGLHPDMVALKELYDEGRVAILQNVGYENVNGSHFKSRDIWFGGGGFDDPVTGGWIGRYLELEHAKNQGLDWPTDFPHDGMPDPLGLEFANEVSLGFHTDDTVPAGLSIPNPATFLNLVQELPGYNEELMSDPRGFPADGIRDTLYGRELEWILNIEKDTDKYAERLQQAYLAGGNSTVNYPTKYPFSAPGNSRNNPLSAYLQIIARLLAGGCQTRVFLVRIGGFDTHVNQVTPYDNTMGKHAALLHHVASAMRAFQDDLRARGLEDKVLSVTFSEFGRRALANNSYGSDHGTVAPMMVFGNRVNPGVIGNNADLNRVQENNGNLPDGAEDVIDYRTVFNTILQEWFEVDSSQIPLVLPSLANGSQPGVEDKQLLFSQTITGTNDFIAGRYKLNTCYPNPVKTETVFSFRINNSLPVQLSLYDLQGRKLMDVVNKPLPPGDHEYRSDLSHLPPGTYLYRICAGPLQDTKKLIKH, encoded by the coding sequence ATGAAGAGAAGGAGTTTTTTACGAAATATCTCGATAGCTGCAGGAGGTACACTGCTGCTGAATGGCATTCCCCTTAAAGCCTTGAGTGGCACTCCCAAGCTAGCGCATACAGCCCGGCTCAGTGGCAATGGCCGCGCCCTGGTATTGCTGCAGCTACATGGAGGAAATGATGGGCTTAATACCTTCATCCCGCTGAATCAATATAGCGAATACTATAACATGCGGCCTAATCTGGCCATACCAGACTCAGGCAATCGAGGCTATATTCCGCTGGACAGCACGCTGCCAGACGAGAAGCAATTGGGACTGCACCCTGATATGGTGGCGCTAAAGGAGCTTTATGATGAAGGCAGGGTAGCCATATTGCAGAATGTGGGGTATGAAAATGTAAATGGCTCACACTTCAAAAGCCGTGATATTTGGTTTGGAGGCGGGGGCTTTGATGACCCCGTAACCGGCGGATGGATAGGCCGCTATCTGGAACTGGAGCATGCAAAGAACCAGGGGCTGGATTGGCCTACCGACTTTCCGCATGATGGCATGCCTGACCCACTAGGACTGGAATTTGCCAATGAGGTATCACTGGGCTTCCATACGGATGACACCGTACCTGCTGGACTGAGCATCCCTAATCCAGCCACCTTCCTGAACCTGGTACAGGAGCTTCCCGGCTATAACGAAGAGTTGATGTCCGATCCCAGGGGCTTTCCCGCTGATGGGATTCGGGATACATTATACGGCCGTGAACTGGAGTGGATACTTAATATTGAAAAAGACACGGATAAGTACGCAGAAAGGCTTCAGCAAGCCTACCTCGCCGGAGGAAACAGCACGGTAAACTACCCAACAAAATACCCCTTCTCCGCTCCGGGCAACAGCCGAAACAACCCGCTTTCGGCCTACCTTCAGATTATTGCTCGCCTATTGGCAGGGGGCTGCCAGACCCGGGTATTCCTGGTACGAATCGGGGGCTTCGACACGCACGTAAATCAGGTGACTCCTTACGATAATACAATGGGCAAGCATGCCGCCTTATTGCATCATGTCGCCAGTGCCATGCGTGCATTCCAGGATGATCTGCGTGCCAGGGGACTGGAAGACAAGGTGTTGAGTGTAACCTTCTCTGAGTTTGGACGTCGTGCACTCGCTAATAACAGTTATGGCAGTGATCACGGTACCGTCGCCCCTATGATGGTCTTTGGTAACCGGGTAAACCCTGGTGTGATCGGTAACAACGCTGACTTGAACCGGGTGCAGGAAAACAATGGCAACCTGCCTGACGGAGCCGAGGACGTGATTGATTACCGTACAGTATTCAATACGATCCTGCAGGAGTGGTTTGAAGTAGATTCATCGCAAATACCATTGGTATTGCCTTCATTGGCTAATGGCTCGCAACCGGGTGTGGAAGATAAGCAGCTATTGTTTAGCCAGACCATTACCGGCACCAATGATTTTATAGCGGGACGCTATAAGCTAAACACCTGCTACCCAAATCCTGTGAAAACTGAAACGGTATTTTCTTTCCGGATTAATAATAGTTTGCCTGTACAGTTAAGCCTATATGACTTGCAGGGCCGGAAACTCATGGATGTCGTTAACAAGCCTCTTCCACCTGGTGATCATGAATACCGTTCGGATCTGAGTCACCTGCCGCCAGGAACCTACCTGTATCGCATCTGTGCAGGACCTCTTCAAGACACGAAAAAACTTATTAAGCACTAA
- the rsfS gene encoding ribosome silencing factor, protein MQENKSALESGDLAELVVKGMQERKAKDIVVMDMTHVNNAVANYFVVCSGTSDTQVDAISDAVAEEVYKHAKQDPWHKEGKQNREWILLDYVDVVVHIFKGDKRSFYGLEELWGDAKTTIIES, encoded by the coding sequence ATGCAGGAAAACAAAAGTGCCTTGGAATCGGGAGACCTTGCCGAACTGGTGGTGAAGGGCATGCAGGAGCGGAAAGCCAAAGACATAGTGGTAATGGATATGACTCATGTCAATAATGCTGTTGCCAACTATTTTGTGGTATGTTCCGGCACCTCAGACACACAGGTGGATGCTATTTCTGATGCAGTGGCAGAAGAGGTTTATAAGCACGCCAAACAGGATCCCTGGCACAAGGAAGGGAAACAAAACAGGGAATGGATTTTGTTGGATTATGTAGATGTCGTTGTGCACATTTTTAAAGGCGATAAGCGATCATTCTACGGACTGGAAGAGTTGTGGGGCGATGCCAAAACCACAATAATAGAGTCGTGA